In a single window of the Renibacterium salmoninarum ATCC 33209 genome:
- the argB gene encoding acetylglutamate kinase, which produces MSPLTSATSAPNKAEILIEALPWIQQFAGTVVVVKYGGNAMVSDELRQAFTEDMVFLHHVGIKPVVVHGGGPQINSMLGKLGIESEFKGGLRVTTPEAMEVVRMVLAGQVGRELVGLINAHGPYAVGLSGEDGALLQAVRTGTVVDGVEVDLGQVGEVIGVNPGSILDLLDAGRIPVISTIAPEVGKASSVLNVNADTAAAALAVALQASRLVILTDVEGLYRNWPDKDSLISALSVKELRELLPSLASGMIPKMTACLKAVDGGVRRASVVDGRSPHSMLLEIFTTAGNGTQVFPEAGPQGEKA; this is translated from the coding sequence ATGAGTCCCCTAACTAGTGCAACCAGTGCGCCAAATAAAGCCGAAATCCTGATTGAAGCGTTGCCCTGGATCCAGCAGTTCGCCGGCACCGTCGTCGTCGTCAAATACGGCGGAAACGCGATGGTGAGCGATGAACTGCGCCAGGCTTTTACCGAGGACATGGTCTTCCTGCACCATGTAGGCATCAAACCGGTGGTGGTGCATGGCGGCGGCCCGCAGATCAACTCGATGCTCGGCAAACTAGGCATTGAATCTGAGTTCAAAGGCGGCCTGCGGGTCACCACTCCGGAAGCAATGGAAGTAGTCCGGATGGTACTCGCCGGGCAGGTGGGTCGCGAGCTGGTGGGGCTGATCAATGCGCACGGACCATACGCGGTAGGCCTTTCCGGTGAAGACGGTGCGCTTCTGCAAGCAGTGCGTACCGGAACGGTAGTTGACGGCGTCGAAGTCGACTTAGGCCAGGTTGGTGAAGTGATCGGCGTCAATCCGGGCTCGATCCTCGACTTGCTAGATGCCGGTCGAATCCCGGTGATTTCCACCATCGCACCCGAAGTTGGTAAGGCCTCGAGCGTACTCAACGTCAATGCGGACACCGCGGCTGCGGCCCTTGCCGTGGCGCTCCAAGCCTCACGGTTGGTGATCTTGACCGACGTCGAAGGTCTGTATCGAAATTGGCCAGATAAGGACTCGCTCATCAGCGCATTGAGCGTCAAAGAGCTTCGCGAGCTATTGCCGTCCTTGGCCTCCGGCATGATCCCCAAAATGACCGCTTGCCTCAAAGCAGTCGATGGAGGGGTGCGCAGGGCTTCCGTCGTGGACGGACGCAGCCCGCATTCAATGCTCTTGGAAATATTCACTACCGCAGGTAATGGCACCCAAGTCTTCCCAGAAGCTGGGCCGCAAGGAGAAAAGGCATGA
- a CDS encoding acetylornithine transaminase yields the protein MNTASLHSTDSRSTEPTVSALVHESSSAQWLERYQKSLIGVFGAPQRVLVRGAGAVVWDADGKEYLDLLGGIAVNSLGHAHPFVTSVIASQLATPGHISNFFTSPTQIALAEKLLEISQAPLGSAVFFANSGAEANEAAFKLARAHGNSHGKPRILALEGAFHGRTMGALALTAKEAYRKPFEPLPAGVEHLPFGDLGALEAALANHDVAALVLEPIQGEIGVRPLPAGYLKAARELTRAAGALLIMDEVQTGAGRTGNWFAYPEIFGPDFNAFAHQGADLPDAITLAKGLGSGFPIGALIAVGPTTSKLLGAGAHGTTFGGNPVATAAALATLHTIESTGLLSQVRARGAALRAALADVEHVTAVRGSGLLIGFDLDGAELGSDGGPALVQAGLNAGFIVNIPGPRTIRLAPPLILSEAQADSFISALPQLIQSAKGAAS from the coding sequence ATGAACACGGCAAGTTTGCACAGCACTGATTCACGCAGCACCGAGCCGACAGTTTCCGCGCTAGTTCACGAGTCCTCCTCTGCCCAATGGCTTGAGCGCTACCAGAAGTCGCTTATAGGCGTGTTTGGCGCCCCGCAGCGGGTTCTGGTCCGTGGTGCCGGAGCCGTGGTCTGGGACGCCGATGGCAAGGAATACCTTGACCTGCTTGGTGGGATTGCTGTGAACTCGCTGGGGCACGCACACCCGTTTGTCACTTCGGTGATTGCTAGTCAATTGGCCACGCCCGGGCACATATCCAACTTCTTTACTAGCCCCACTCAAATTGCGCTCGCTGAAAAGCTCCTAGAAATCAGCCAAGCACCCCTGGGCTCCGCGGTGTTTTTCGCCAACTCAGGTGCTGAGGCCAACGAAGCAGCATTCAAACTTGCTCGGGCACACGGTAATTCACATGGGAAACCCCGGATCTTGGCGCTTGAGGGAGCTTTCCACGGCCGCACGATGGGCGCGCTCGCCTTGACCGCAAAAGAAGCGTATCGGAAGCCCTTTGAGCCATTGCCGGCCGGCGTCGAGCATTTGCCCTTTGGCGATCTCGGTGCGTTGGAGGCTGCTCTTGCCAACCACGATGTTGCTGCCTTGGTGCTAGAGCCAATTCAGGGCGAGATTGGTGTTCGTCCTTTGCCGGCCGGGTACCTGAAAGCGGCGCGTGAACTCACCCGCGCAGCGGGTGCGCTGTTGATCATGGATGAAGTGCAGACCGGGGCCGGACGCACCGGCAACTGGTTCGCCTACCCAGAAATTTTCGGCCCGGATTTCAACGCTTTCGCTCACCAAGGTGCAGACCTACCGGATGCCATTACCCTGGCAAAAGGTCTGGGCAGCGGATTCCCGATCGGCGCGCTGATCGCGGTGGGGCCCACGACGTCGAAATTGCTCGGCGCTGGCGCACACGGAACCACTTTTGGTGGTAACCCGGTAGCCACCGCGGCGGCACTTGCCACTTTGCACACCATCGAATCAACCGGCCTGCTCAGCCAAGTTCGGGCCCGCGGTGCCGCGTTGCGGGCCGCGCTGGCCGACGTCGAACATGTCACGGCGGTGCGGGGCAGCGGACTGCTGATCGGCTTCGATCTGGACGGCGCCGAATTAGGCAGCGATGGCGGCCCGGCGCTGGTACAGGCTGGGCTGAATGCTGGCTTTATTGTGAACATCCCAGGCCCACGCACCATCAGGTTGGCTCCACCACTCATCCTCAGCGAAGCGCAAGCTGACAGCTTCATTTCCGCACTGCCACAGTTGATCCAATCTGCTAAAGGAGCAGCATCATGA